The following are encoded in a window of Flavobacterium sp. WC2421 genomic DNA:
- a CDS encoding sugar phosphate isomerase/epimerase family protein: MKRRQFIQTTALFSVASFVNANELFVKNPLINKVGLGLFSIPKMLENDFDGAFAMLAKMGYKEVECFGPYEFSTEKAKTSWNAVTPQLGFKGSGFFNKTASEFYNAAKSNGISIPSMHTDFDTLLNNMGPLAEAANLIGAKYVVLPSIPDAERKTLDDYKRTAEKFNIIGDQAKKAGIRFAYHNHGYGLNHVDGVMPLDIIFNQTDPNLVFFEMDLYWTIAGGADPVELFKKHKDRYKMVHIKDMKEAKRFSGDGGDASQWISLFPFMTSCGEGVLDLSTILTAAKQNGVEHFFVEQDMVQSPDIALKKSIDYLKTL; this comes from the coding sequence ATGAAACGTCGCCAATTTATTCAAACTACTGCCCTATTTTCTGTAGCCTCATTCGTAAACGCAAATGAACTATTTGTCAAAAATCCACTTATCAATAAAGTAGGATTGGGATTGTTCTCTATCCCTAAAATGTTAGAAAATGACTTTGATGGAGCCTTTGCAATGTTAGCTAAAATGGGATACAAAGAAGTGGAGTGTTTTGGACCTTATGAATTCAGTACCGAAAAAGCAAAAACTTCATGGAATGCGGTTACACCACAATTAGGATTCAAAGGAAGTGGTTTCTTTAATAAAACAGCTTCTGAATTTTATAATGCAGCAAAATCAAATGGAATTAGTATTCCTTCTATGCATACTGACTTTGATACACTACTAAATAATATGGGCCCATTGGCGGAAGCCGCTAATTTAATAGGTGCAAAATATGTGGTACTCCCTTCGATTCCTGATGCCGAAAGAAAAACCTTGGATGACTATAAACGCACAGCTGAAAAATTCAACATAATAGGTGATCAAGCTAAGAAAGCAGGAATCCGTTTTGCTTATCACAATCATGGATATGGCTTAAACCATGTGGATGGGGTGATGCCATTGGATATTATTTTTAATCAAACTGACCCCAATTTAGTCTTTTTTGAAATGGATCTTTACTGGACAATTGCTGGTGGAGCAGATCCTGTTGAGTTGTTTAAAAAACACAAAGACAGATATAAAATGGTACATATAAAAGATATGAAAGAAGCTAAAAGATTCTCAGGAGATGGTGGTGATGCCTCCCAATGGATTAGTCTTTTTCCTTTCATGACTTCATGTGGTGAAGGTGTGCTAGATTTATCTACAATACTTACAGCCGCAAAACAAAATGGTGTTGAGCATTTCTTCGTCGAACAAGATATGGTACAATCGCCTGACATTGCTTTGAAAAAAAGTATCGATTATTTAAAAACGCTGTAA
- a CDS encoding TonB-dependent receptor produces MKKIILLTVLLFSAIAVQSQTFTGTSSLKGKITGTVIDSITKAPVDYASISISKINLDKPLTGTLTDASGTFKLNEIQVGTYTLTISFIGYKDKTIKEITTTDSKLDFEIGEIALSPETNTLKEVVIVGTAQQVVNKIDKIVYNVEKDLTAGGGNATDVLQKVPMVNVDINGNVSIRGDANVRVLINGKPSGATSANLADVLKTIPADQIKNIEVVTSPSAKYDAEGSAGIINIITKQKSTSGVSGSVSGGIGTRQNNFNANINYNKNRFSLSANVGFNNGWPQESSSESTQAFDNSSAKSLQVTKGINEVKRSGLLASVNAGYDFNTFNSLTTTFRYNKGGFERTGTNDNQFTDYMNASNSSVYKGESSSKNAFGGFDWNLNYAHKFSKEGHELTFSSQWSHSIVETNYQNIYSSFYTNQKANNDGANNEYTLQLDYTLPVTEKFKLEAGGKSITRRISSDFQNYVPDSQNAFVFDPISSNLYNYNQDVTSIYSVGTVTLPKGFTVMAGARFENTAIKGDPTNELQTDLNPFTIKYGTFIPSFTLQKALSQSASLKLTYSKRISRPSLTYLNPFINKSNIQAQTQGNPTLDPEISQTVELGYSTFSQKRTINISAYYKYTADLIEGIATPLQDETGTITNYQNIGSNKSFGMSFFGSVNPFKILTLRGNFNAFTYKPDPTGIYSLEQSSNGTSIQYSAFVSGTLQLKNNIAAEAFIIQNSSKKTLQGTSPAFNLMVFGVKKQFWNKAASLGVNIVSPFKKELEFKQVSSGQGFSQSSTFKFPIRSFGLTFSYNFGSMKFTGAKKKGINNDDLKEGEQNNQGGGMPAMK; encoded by the coding sequence ATGAAAAAAATTATCCTGCTCACCGTGTTGCTTTTTTCTGCCATAGCTGTACAGTCACAAACTTTTACAGGTACATCTAGTTTAAAAGGTAAAATAACTGGTACTGTCATCGATTCGATAACAAAGGCTCCAGTAGATTATGCTTCTATAAGCATTTCTAAAATTAATTTAGACAAACCCTTAACTGGTACTTTGACCGATGCTTCTGGAACCTTTAAATTAAATGAAATTCAAGTTGGAACTTATACCCTTACCATTTCATTTATTGGCTACAAAGACAAGACTATTAAAGAAATAACTACAACTGATTCAAAATTAGATTTTGAAATTGGTGAAATAGCCTTGAGTCCTGAAACGAATACTTTGAAAGAAGTGGTAATTGTAGGAACAGCACAACAGGTAGTTAATAAAATTGATAAAATCGTTTACAACGTAGAAAAAGACCTAACAGCTGGTGGTGGTAATGCTACTGATGTATTGCAAAAAGTACCTATGGTAAATGTAGATATCAATGGAAATGTATCGATTCGTGGAGACGCAAATGTACGTGTATTAATCAACGGAAAACCATCAGGAGCTACTTCTGCCAACCTTGCGGATGTGTTGAAAACAATCCCTGCTGACCAGATTAAAAACATAGAAGTGGTTACTTCGCCTTCGGCAAAGTATGATGCAGAAGGATCTGCAGGAATCATAAACATTATTACTAAACAAAAAAGCACTTCGGGTGTAAGTGGATCTGTAAGTGGTGGTATTGGTACGAGACAAAATAACTTTAATGCCAATATAAATTACAACAAAAATCGTTTCAGCCTTTCGGCAAATGTTGGATTCAACAATGGATGGCCACAAGAATCATCATCTGAATCAACACAAGCTTTTGACAATAGTTCAGCCAAAAGTCTGCAAGTTACCAAAGGCATAAACGAAGTAAAACGCAGCGGTTTACTAGCATCCGTAAACGCTGGATATGATTTTAATACTTTCAATAGTTTGACTACTACATTTAGATATAATAAGGGAGGATTTGAGCGAACAGGTACAAATGATAATCAATTTACTGATTATATGAATGCTTCAAATAGTAGTGTTTATAAAGGAGAAAGCAGTTCTAAAAATGCATTTGGAGGATTTGATTGGAATCTAAATTATGCTCATAAATTCTCAAAAGAAGGACATGAACTTACCTTTTCATCACAATGGAGTCACAGCATTGTAGAAACTAATTATCAAAATATATACTCTAGTTTTTATACCAACCAAAAGGCGAATAATGACGGAGCAAACAATGAATACACCCTACAATTAGATTATACTTTACCAGTAACCGAAAAATTCAAACTGGAAGCGGGTGGTAAATCAATCACAAGAAGGATTTCGAGCGATTTTCAAAATTATGTTCCTGATAGTCAAAACGCATTTGTTTTTGACCCTATTAGTTCTAATTTATACAATTACAATCAAGATGTTACTTCAATCTATTCCGTGGGAACGGTAACTTTGCCTAAAGGTTTTACGGTAATGGCGGGGGCACGATTTGAAAATACAGCTATCAAAGGCGATCCTACAAATGAGCTACAAACAGATTTGAATCCGTTTACAATAAAATACGGAACCTTTATTCCTAGTTTTACTTTACAAAAAGCATTATCACAATCAGCATCATTAAAACTGACTTATAGCAAACGTATTTCAAGACCAAGCCTTACTTACTTGAACCCGTTTATCAATAAATCAAATATTCAAGCACAAACACAAGGAAATCCAACACTGGATCCTGAAATTTCTCAAACTGTAGAACTAGGGTATTCTACCTTTTCACAAAAGCGCACGATAAATATTTCGGCTTATTATAAATACACTGCCGATTTAATTGAAGGCATTGCAACACCATTGCAAGACGAAACGGGAACAATTACAAATTATCAAAATATTGGAAGCAATAAATCATTTGGAATGAGCTTTTTTGGATCTGTAAATCCGTTTAAAATTTTAACCCTACGTGGTAACTTTAATGCTTTTACTTACAAGCCAGATCCAACAGGAATTTACAGCTTAGAGCAATCAAGTAATGGAACATCCATTCAATATTCCGCATTTGTAAGTGGTACATTGCAATTAAAAAACAACATTGCAGCCGAAGCTTTTATAATCCAAAATTCGTCTAAGAAAACGCTTCAAGGAACCAGTCCCGCTTTTAATCTAATGGTTTTTGGTGTCAAAAAACAATTCTGGAATAAAGCCGCATCACTTGGTGTTAATATAGTATCTCCGTTCAAAAAAGAATTAGAATTTAAACAAGTTTCAAGCGGACAGGGATTCAGTCAAAGCAGTACCTTTAAATTCCCAATCCGTTCATTTGGACTTACCTTCAGCTATAATTTTGGTTCCATGAAATTCACTGGAGCTAAAAAGAAAGGCATCAATAATGATGATCTTAAAGAAGGAGAACAAAACAATCAAGGTGGTGGTATGCCAGCAATGAAATAA
- a CDS encoding tetratricopeptide repeat protein produces MRILKITVLLFSSLLFIQCKHNQKQLVAETYIDSLITNYGTPKAITDNEKEIQFWQSRINGNAFDMVNKSRYAGNLVARFHLTGDINDVTKADSLLLDIENKFENKQAGPFLALSSNAILQHHFKNAENYLKQAKAIGIKNAESYATTFDVDFELGNIEEATANLDKMKDPKDFGYQFRKSKMAHYLGELEESISRMEKADSLVENNPILKSTALSNVGDLYTHAGKLDKALACYQQSLKINNSDLHSLMGIGWIALVNDGKDALATKIFEFVQTKTKSPDPLYKLILVAQHKKDAVAEAKYAKEFEAIVTDSIYGKMYNKYLIQLYTGILKNPGKAEALAKAELQNRATPQTYSWYAFALLNNNKIDEANAIYKKHISGKPLEALELYYMGRLMEASKKGYNATAFFKAANENFYDLSPSIGRDLESKLE; encoded by the coding sequence ATGCGCATTTTAAAAATCACCGTCCTTTTATTCAGTAGTCTTTTATTTATACAGTGCAAACACAACCAAAAGCAATTGGTTGCCGAAACGTATATCGATAGTTTAATTACTAACTATGGCACTCCAAAAGCCATAACAGATAATGAAAAAGAAATACAATTTTGGCAAAGTCGTATTAACGGTAATGCTTTTGATATGGTAAATAAATCGAGATATGCTGGAAATCTGGTAGCGCGTTTTCATTTAACAGGAGATATTAATGATGTTACAAAAGCGGATAGTTTACTTTTGGATATCGAAAATAAATTTGAAAATAAACAAGCTGGACCCTTTTTGGCGTTAAGCTCTAATGCTATTTTACAGCATCATTTTAAAAATGCTGAAAATTATTTAAAGCAAGCTAAGGCTATTGGAATTAAAAATGCCGAAAGTTATGCGACTACTTTTGACGTCGATTTTGAGTTAGGAAATATAGAAGAAGCCACGGCAAATCTAGATAAAATGAAAGATCCTAAAGATTTTGGTTATCAATTTAGAAAATCAAAAATGGCACATTATTTAGGAGAATTAGAGGAGTCTATTTCCCGAATGGAAAAAGCAGACAGTCTTGTAGAAAACAATCCAATACTTAAATCGACTGCGCTGTCCAATGTTGGGGATCTTTACACACACGCCGGAAAATTGGATAAAGCACTAGCTTGTTACCAACAATCTTTAAAAATCAATAATTCTGATTTACATAGTTTAATGGGAATCGGATGGATTGCATTGGTAAATGACGGTAAAGATGCCTTGGCTACAAAAATATTCGAATTTGTTCAAACCAAAACAAAATCTCCAGATCCGTTATACAAACTAATTCTAGTGGCACAGCATAAAAAAGATGCAGTTGCCGAAGCCAAATATGCGAAGGAATTTGAGGCAATTGTTACCGACTCTATTTATGGTAAAATGTACAATAAATATTTAATTCAATTGTATACTGGAATCCTTAAAAACCCTGGTAAAGCAGAGGCTTTGGCTAAAGCCGAATTACAAAATAGAGCTACGCCACAAACGTATTCTTGGTATGCATTTGCCTTATTGAACAATAACAAAATAGATGAAGCAAACGCAATCTATAAAAAACACATTTCTGGCAAACCATTGGAAGCATTGGAACTTTATTATATGGGTAGGCTTATGGAAGCAAGCAAAAAAGGCTATAATGCCACAGCATTTTTTAAAGCCGCTAATGAAAACTTCTACGATTTGAGTCCAAGTATTGGCAGGGATTTAGAATCTAAATTGGAATAA
- a CDS encoding DUF2452 domain-containing protein has protein sequence MKSKIPDNVVYSVDEGFNANILPYATNVGAPVIRVDDVVSWKSSGIDNVNKELGNKFNELQLQYQKLMEEYEWNELVYSAKFSFEPVIGEIYHLYRDGAGVNFLSLISPQEWNREHIGTFRLNSDKKWVVLDGNRGGY, from the coding sequence ATGAAAAGTAAAATACCTGATAATGTGGTATATTCAGTTGATGAAGGATTTAATGCTAATATATTGCCTTATGCTACTAATGTAGGTGCTCCGGTAATTAGAGTAGATGATGTAGTTTCTTGGAAAAGTAGTGGTATTGATAACGTAAACAAAGAGCTAGGTAATAAATTTAACGAACTCCAATTGCAGTATCAAAAACTGATGGAAGAATACGAATGGAACGAACTGGTCTACAGTGCTAAGTTCTCTTTTGAGCCCGTTATAGGCGAGATCTATCATTTGTATCGCGATGGGGCAGGAGTCAACTTCTTATCGTTGATAAGCCCACAAGAATGGAATAGAGAGCACATTGGCACCTTTAGATTGAACAGCGATAAAAAGTGGGTGGTGTTGGATGGGAATCGTGGGGGGTATTGA
- a CDS encoding sensor histidine kinase — protein sequence MKPFSVKDISIFSKALIFLGLLIVQSMPLYMNISFPIEFWLKQTFMYFIWILVFYITYKIIIPKLLFQGKNGFFFIAICALIVLVLNISDTYTSFTNLDVILNQHFKLSKKDNMHGALISNLSEIIITLLMVGASTVISVAKKLQTETQVRQNLEKEKVISELSFLKSQINPHFFFNILNSIYALAGTENNPAREAIYTLSHMMRYVLYDTKNNLTTLRKEVNFVEDYLKLMELRITDKVQVIFDKPKNIKDVEVAPMLFLPFIENAYKHGISGIYPSYIYIGIEQSEKSIQIEVRNSIFENQTLSKEESNGIGLVNTRRRLDLIYPNKYELTTTEDLVQKEYCVTLKLQIS from the coding sequence ATGAAACCTTTTTCAGTCAAAGACATTTCTATTTTTTCAAAAGCTTTGATCTTTTTAGGGCTGCTTATAGTTCAAAGTATGCCACTATATATGAATATTAGTTTTCCAATAGAATTTTGGTTAAAACAAACTTTCATGTATTTTATATGGATTTTAGTGTTTTATATCACTTATAAAATAATTATCCCAAAACTTTTATTTCAAGGTAAGAACGGCTTTTTTTTTATCGCAATATGCGCTCTAATAGTTTTGGTTTTAAACATTAGTGATACGTATACTTCGTTTACAAATCTTGATGTTATTTTAAACCAGCATTTTAAATTATCCAAAAAAGACAATATGCATGGTGCTTTGATTTCAAATTTAAGCGAAATCATAATAACCTTACTAATGGTGGGTGCCAGTACCGTAATAAGTGTGGCCAAAAAACTGCAAACAGAAACACAAGTGCGCCAAAATCTGGAAAAGGAGAAAGTCATTTCAGAACTCTCTTTTCTAAAATCCCAAATCAACCCACACTTTTTTTTTAATATCCTAAATAGTATTTATGCCTTAGCGGGTACCGAAAATAATCCTGCACGTGAAGCCATTTATACTCTATCTCACATGATGCGATATGTATTGTATGATACCAAAAATAATCTAACTACGCTACGTAAAGAAGTAAACTTTGTAGAAGATTACCTTAAACTGATGGAGTTGAGAATTACGGATAAAGTGCAGGTAATATTTGATAAACCAAAAAACATAAAAGATGTAGAAGTTGCGCCAATGCTATTTTTACCTTTTATCGAAAATGCCTATAAACACGGAATTAGCGGGATTTATCCAAGCTATATTTACATAGGTATTGAACAGTCGGAAAAATCTATTCAAATTGAAGTTCGCAATTCTATATTCGAAAATCAAACACTAAGTAAAGAAGAAAGTAACGGAATTGGGTTAGTCAACACCCGCAGAAGACTCGATCTAATATATCCAAACAAGTATGAATTGACAACCACCGAAGATCTAGTTCAAAAGGAATACTGTGTAACCTTAAAATTACAAATCTCATGA
- a CDS encoding Gfo/Idh/MocA family protein: MGKALSRRNLLKTLGLVTGGILTMPLHGFAETSIRLHLPDPKKYPAPIKPVTAITLGAGNRGNVYGNYAVQYPEHLKIVGVADPIDIRKERYSEKHAIPAENRFVTWEDVFKRPKFADAIIISTPDNLHYGPCMKALSMGYDILLEKPIAPTEKECRKILALAKKTNRIVAVCHVLRYSPYFIKVRELIQKGSIGELISIQHLEPIQHIHMSHSYVRGNWHNSKETTPIILAKSCHDLDILRWLVGSSCEKITAFGDLKWFKKENTPVGATPRCTDGCAIEKECPYSALKIYYRDRQRTHVFDLPTEVEKQGEAILDRLKTTNYGRCVYQMDNDQPDHYTTNLQFSNGVTAAFSMEAFTSYEGRRTRVMGSHGDIVGDMSQFTLTNFLTGEKTEWQQNSDAHGGGDWNLVSDWIQAVSQQNAGLLSSSIDASVESHIIGFTAEKSRLKGTVEKVVL; encoded by the coding sequence ATGGGAAAAGCACTTTCAAGAAGAAATCTCCTTAAAACCTTGGGCCTTGTTACTGGAGGTATATTAACCATGCCTTTACATGGTTTTGCCGAAACATCGATACGATTGCACCTACCCGATCCAAAAAAGTATCCTGCTCCAATAAAACCAGTTACCGCTATTACACTAGGCGCTGGAAATCGTGGTAATGTATATGGTAATTATGCCGTTCAATATCCAGAACATTTAAAAATTGTAGGAGTTGCAGACCCCATTGATATAAGAAAAGAACGCTATAGTGAAAAACACGCTATTCCTGCCGAAAATAGATTTGTAACCTGGGAAGATGTTTTTAAACGTCCCAAATTTGCTGATGCCATCATCATTTCTACACCCGATAATTTGCATTATGGGCCTTGCATGAAAGCGCTGTCAATGGGTTACGATATTTTACTAGAAAAACCAATTGCACCCACTGAAAAAGAATGTCGAAAAATATTGGCTTTAGCCAAAAAAACAAACCGTATCGTGGCGGTATGTCATGTATTGCGTTATTCTCCTTATTTTATTAAAGTAAGAGAGCTCATCCAAAAAGGATCAATTGGAGAACTAATTAGTATTCAACATCTCGAACCGATTCAGCATATCCATATGTCTCACAGTTATGTACGTGGCAACTGGCACAATAGTAAAGAAACTACCCCTATCATTCTGGCCAAATCCTGCCATGATCTTGATATTTTGCGATGGTTGGTAGGCAGTTCTTGTGAAAAAATAACGGCTTTTGGTGACTTAAAATGGTTTAAAAAAGAAAACACTCCTGTAGGCGCAACGCCTCGTTGTACGGATGGATGTGCAATAGAAAAAGAATGCCCGTATAGTGCTTTGAAAATTTACTACCGAGACAGACAGCGAACCCATGTATTTGACCTTCCTACCGAAGTAGAAAAACAAGGAGAAGCTATATTAGATCGCCTGAAAACTACTAATTACGGCCGTTGTGTGTACCAAATGGACAACGACCAACCCGATCATTACACTACCAACCTTCAATTTTCTAATGGCGTTACAGCAGCATTTAGCATGGAAGCGTTTACCTCTTATGAAGGAAGACGCACCCGTGTCATGGGAAGTCATGGAGATATTGTTGGGGACATGTCGCAATTTACATTAACTAACTTTTTGACGGGCGAAAAAACCGAATGGCAACAGAACAGTGATGCCCACGGTGGAGGCGATTGGAATTTAGTTTCCGATTGGATACAAGCCGTATCGCAACAAAATGCAGGTTTACTATCTTCCTCTATAGACGCCTCAGTGGAAAGTCATATTATTGGGTTTACCGCCGAAAAAAGCCGCTTAAAAGGAACAGTAGAAAAGGTGGTCTTATAA
- a CDS encoding acyltransferase family protein, whose translation MELQKKRYLSLDIFRGLDIALMIIVNSPGKSATTFAPLLHAKWHGFTLTDLVFPTFLFIVGNSISLSMNKYSHLSDKVFLTKVLKRTVLLFLLGFLMYWFPFFENGALKPLSDTRIFGVLQRIALCYFFGAIILRFWKTQVAIIFSIIALLSYQFLLYTFGDLTLEGNAVLKLDTWLIGANHMYHGDGIAFDPEGLLSTLPAIVNVIGGYLAGSFLQKSGQNYNTIMKMVLAGIVLIIIAVGWNSFLPINKKLWTSSFVVLTIGLDLIILSVLVYLLDILKKTKWTFFFDVLGKNPLFIYLLSELLVITLYQFKIKGVSSYDWIAENVFVATLGDYMGSLGFAVSILLTCWIVGYFLNRNKIYIKI comes from the coding sequence ATGGAACTACAAAAAAAAAGATACCTATCATTAGATATTTTTAGGGGTCTAGATATCGCCCTTATGATCATTGTTAACTCACCAGGCAAAAGCGCCACTACTTTTGCCCCCTTATTGCACGCCAAATGGCATGGATTTACACTTACTGATTTGGTCTTTCCTACGTTCCTTTTTATTGTAGGGAATTCAATTAGTTTAAGCATGAATAAATACAGCCATTTATCTGATAAAGTGTTTTTAACTAAAGTATTAAAACGGACAGTACTACTCTTTCTACTTGGGTTTTTAATGTATTGGTTTCCGTTTTTTGAAAATGGCGCACTGAAACCCTTGAGTGATACGCGGATTTTTGGTGTCCTGCAAAGAATTGCTTTGTGTTATTTTTTTGGCGCTATTATTTTACGCTTTTGGAAAACCCAAGTAGCAATCATTTTTAGTATCATCGCACTGCTGTCTTATCAATTTTTGCTCTATACATTTGGTGATCTCACGCTAGAAGGAAATGCAGTATTAAAACTAGATACTTGGTTAATTGGAGCAAATCATATGTATCATGGTGACGGAATCGCATTTGATCCTGAAGGTTTGCTTAGTACCCTTCCCGCTATTGTAAACGTTATTGGTGGTTATCTTGCGGGTTCGTTTCTTCAAAAAAGCGGTCAAAATTATAATACCATTATGAAAATGGTTCTTGCGGGTATCGTTTTAATTATAATTGCCGTAGGATGGAACTCTTTTTTACCCATAAATAAAAAATTATGGACCAGTTCCTTTGTTGTGCTTACTATTGGTCTCGACCTCATTATCCTTTCAGTATTGGTTTACCTATTGGATATCTTAAAAAAGACCAAATGGACTTTCTTTTTTGACGTTTTAGGTAAAAATCCATTGTTTATTTACCTCCTTTCGGAATTGTTAGTGATCACGCTTTATCAATTTAAAATAAAAGGAGTCTCCTCCTACGATTGGATTGCAGAGAATGTTTTTGTGGCGACTCTTGGGGATTATATGGGTTCTTTGGGGTTTGCTGTTTCCATCCTGCTGACTTGTTGGATTGTGGGTTATTTTTTAAATCGAAATAAAATTTATATCAAGATTTGA
- a CDS encoding LytR/AlgR family response regulator transcription factor, which yields MILKCIAVDDEPLALQIIVSYIEQSPSLSLIGQFSNAIEALKTIHEQDIDILFLDIRMPDINGIELAKIVEQYRVKGNLRIIFTTAFDQYALDGYKVDALDYLLKPFSFLDFNKSVAKALGYFELIRNPEQEIRKFSPPIPEAEVAYIYLKFEYQLVRIAVDDIIYIESMKDYVKVYRLSEDKPLLSLTSMKSLEEKLPENKFMRIHRSFIVSLDKIKSATKNSVQIDKVTITVTDQYKENFIAFFQGWS from the coding sequence ATGATATTAAAATGTATTGCGGTTGATGATGAACCGCTAGCGCTACAAATTATAGTTTCATACATAGAGCAATCACCTTCCTTGTCGTTAATAGGACAATTTTCGAATGCCATTGAAGCATTAAAAACAATTCATGAGCAAGATATAGACATATTATTTCTTGACATTAGAATGCCCGACATCAATGGAATTGAACTCGCTAAAATTGTAGAACAATACCGTGTAAAAGGGAATTTAAGAATCATATTTACAACTGCTTTTGATCAATATGCGCTTGACGGCTATAAAGTAGATGCTCTTGATTACCTCCTTAAACCTTTTAGTTTTCTTGATTTCAATAAATCGGTTGCAAAGGCGCTTGGATATTTTGAACTTATTAGAAATCCAGAACAGGAAATAAGAAAATTTAGCCCTCCTATTCCCGAAGCCGAAGTAGCTTACATTTATCTAAAATTTGAATACCAACTCGTACGAATTGCTGTTGACGATATCATTTATATTGAAAGTATGAAAGATTATGTAAAAGTGTATCGACTAAGTGAAGACAAGCCTTTATTGTCTTTAACCAGTATGAAATCTCTTGAAGAAAAGCTTCCCGAAAATAAATTTATGCGCATTCACCGATCTTTCATTGTGTCTTTGGACAAAATAAAATCAGCCACTAAAAATTCTGTACAAATTGATAAAGTAACCATTACGGTAACAGATCAATACAAAGAGAATTTTATAGCATTCTTCCAAGGGTGGTCTTAA
- a CDS encoding HupE/UreJ family protein translates to MKNPLFNKKYVTIAFLFLLTLFTATKANAHVAIVDLEDMSATDTVFLYIKLGFEHIIPLGIDHILFVLSLFLLSPKLKPVLMQATAFTVAHTVTLGLSMYQVINPPSYIVEPIIAISIMYVAMENILSKQLKKTRIGIVFLFGLIHGMGFASVLSELGLPKESFLTSLLMFNVGVELGQISVIVLAYFLLAKFFGDKPYYRKYIVVPVSAAIFLIATYWTIERIFFS, encoded by the coding sequence ATGAAGAATCCCCTTTTCAACAAAAAATATGTAACGATTGCTTTTTTATTTTTACTTACTCTTTTTACTGCCACTAAAGCAAATGCCCATGTTGCCATAGTCGATTTAGAAGACATGTCGGCCACTGACACGGTTTTTCTATACATCAAATTGGGTTTTGAACACATTATCCCACTTGGTATAGATCACATTCTATTTGTGCTCAGCTTGTTTTTACTAAGTCCTAAATTAAAACCTGTGTTGATGCAAGCAACGGCATTTACCGTTGCGCATACAGTTACTTTAGGATTATCGATGTATCAAGTTATTAATCCGCCAAGTTATATTGTAGAACCTATCATTGCGATTTCTATCATGTATGTTGCGATGGAAAATATTTTATCCAAACAATTAAAAAAGACCCGAATAGGAATTGTATTTCTATTTGGATTAATTCACGGAATGGGATTTGCAAGTGTTCTTAGCGAATTGGGTTTGCCCAAAGAATCTTTTTTAACTTCGCTACTGATGTTTAATGTTGGCGTAGAGTTAGGGCAAATTTCAGTAATTGTTTTAGCCTATTTCTTATTAGCAAAATTCTTTGGCGATAAGCCATATTATCGCAAATACATTGTAGTTCCTGTATCTGCGGCCATATTCCTAATTGCAACCTATTGGACTATCGAACGCATATTCTTTAGCTAA